gctttcctttctcttgtgcgAAAAAGCCTtagaaatgacaatgaaaatatagGAATCATTGAAATTTACCCTGTAGACCAATTCCTGGAGATAACAGCCACAACACTGAGATGATTAGACATGTAGTGTTTACTTGATGACTTTCCATACTTCTAGGAACCCTCAAAGCACTAAACTGAGTGTTTCAGAATCTAAACTTCATAGCAGCTTTTGTTCTTTTGGAATAAGACAAAAGACAATTTACTGCCACAAAGGGATCAACCACAGCCAACTTGTCCATAGTGAAGTTTTACTTCAATTTAACTTTagaccaatttttttaaaagagaaattctaGGCTTCATAAATGCAACAGTTAATCCTTTTGTAGATATAAGAAGGAGGGAATGGAGAAGTCTTCCCTTCAAATGTAAGAGTCATCTAAAATTATTTGCTCAGGAGTTCCCAAGCTCCATGGAAAAGCTCATCCATCAATCTTAATTGGAAACCTGGGTTTTCCTTTACTTTAGAAGACACTCTCATTTTATTCATGGATTGTATGCACTGTACAAACAGGCATACGAGTGCCATCgatttctcattaaaatttcTCATGTTCTTAGATTTTCCAAGAGACAGCTAAAGTGTACTGCaacatgaacaaaattaaaaatgagccaaaaaacacaaataattgaCTGAAAATTGCCATAGCAACCCAGATTTAAACAAAGAATAAGTTTGTATCTTGGGTAACATGACAAAACTTCCATCTAACATCACAATAAATTCTAGATGACTTTACTAGTATATGAATTAATATACTAgatgtatttatttcttctacCCCAActgcaaatatattaaataattatttcttcaatAGTTTCTCTTTCCCCTAGTGGTGGCATTTAAAGCTGAGTAACAGTATTTAGCACTCAgtcatttagaaaaatttttaaaagttttaggaAAATAGCAACAGTTTCCATATACCATTTGAAGGGGTGAGGTTTCCTTTTGGGAATATTGGTTAATGGAACATTGTTTCTTGTCTAAATTACTCTTTTCAGGTCTCACCATAGACAGATAATTTCCAAATCTTATGCAGGCCCagattcttttggcaaaactcttgaGCTaccagcacacagcacagctaTTTTCACCGTTCTTTTTGCAGTGAGGATCATGCCTCTCTCCTATGTTCCCAGGTGggtatgtgaaagataaatttccAAAGCCAAAAAACTTCTTGGCATTGTTTAACTCCTATTTCCCACTCAGCCTCCCAACCCCACCCTCCCAGCCCTCCTGCAATTTATTACATCCAAAAAAACAGTCAAAATAAAAGTCAAGTCTTAAAAACTATCTCTCTTTCCAAGAAGTTTGAACACAGCCTATATCCTCCCCTAATGAGCCTCagtttgaaaagatcctgatgaggggctaaagaagaaaataggTAACAGTTTTTAAGCAGGAGGTATGGAATCGTATCACCGAGGAGAGTAATTTATCTGGACATTATATGCTCTCTGCTGAGGACTAATTTACACGCAGGTCAAAGGCAGTTTGCTTTCTGTAGTCCCCTGAAGCATAAATAATGTTTGTAATCATGAGGAGCTTTCCCCACAGAAGGTAGGGGCAGATGCTATGGTGTCACCCCGGGGACTTTGATGGTTTCAGCTGCGCTTTCCTATGCTGGGCCCAGGCTCCCGACAGGCTCTTCACCTTTGTCCTCTTGGCTGGCGGTTGATGAAACGGACGCGTCagaattcattttataaacagaACGTAGAAGGCCATCACAACGCAGGCGATTGCCACAGCAGCATGCAGCCTGGTTCCAATTACAGCAGCTAGCaggaaataagaagagaaaaggaatcaCACTTTGCCCTTCATATAAGTCCTTACTTTCAAAGTGACAGTTTGAAACCTTTAGTCACAGATGAAGAGACCTGTTAAGGGTCTCAAGAATCAAGCCATCCAGGAATGTGTTTAAATActactcaggacttccctggtggtccagaggttaagaatctgccttgcaatgcaggggactccagttcgatccctggtggaggaattaaaatcccacatcTGTGGGGCAATGAAACCCATGCACCAAAACTGCTGAGAGTGCCACAGCTGGAGAGTCTGTGCTGCAGCTCTCATGACACAACCAGGACTTGACTCagcaaattaataataaaaatattaaaaaaaaaaaaatgagtactaCCCTTAAACCCTAGGTTTTACATGAATAAACCATTAGTTTAAATTTTGCCCTATTTTGAAAAAAGATTTAGGTAAATAAGATTCCAGATGAAGGTgcccaaaataaaaagtaaaaaagcatCTGAGTTAATAAAATCTGTACTTAAAAAAATCTCCAATATATTCTTCCAGAAATtcggagaaaaaaaaacacaacttttcaCTGGGAAAATATTACTCCCAACAATTCCAGTCCGCTCTAAAATTGtttaaattatatacttttattcCACGGAGAATATTAAAATTACTTTGTAGCTGAAACAAACAATTATGTAAAAGTTGAACCAAATACAATCTCAGCCTGTCCCACCCTCACTTTGCAGCACCTCACTGTCCAGAGATGGCAACCTCCTCTCGCTGAACAGGTATGATCTTACCTTTGTAAAACACACCCCAAACTCCTTTCTTTTCTGAGAGCAGCCAGGTTTTGAGACGAGGTACTTTCTTGAAGTAGGCACAGGTGCAAACAAACAGCAAACCAAACACGAGAATCCCATCCAAGGAGTACACTgttacagaaagagaagaaagccttgGCTGCTAATCCAGCTTGGGACAGGTCACGTCACCGGAGAACACAATGTGATGTAACACCAAGGTGGTGACCTCAGCCGCAGTGCCAGCTCTGACAAGAGGGAGCCAAGGTCCTGGGACTAACAAGGTTAGCTTATTGTCCCCTCAAATCATGGAGACATGCCCCTTACAAAGATCTCActgccctcttccctctcctttcaAGAACTCCAAGTTCTGAGAAGAGTGTGCCAGTTAATGTGGAATCAGCCAGCCAGGAATGGCCAGTGTGGGCAACATGTTGAGAGAAGTATAAGTAAGAATCCTTGGTGCCTGAGCTGAGAGATTGAAATGTGCTCTTACTATAAATCACTCATGTGATAAAGGAAGAGCTAGATATTTAGCCAAGTCTTTCAGAGCTTCatctgttggtaaagaatatgataAGGCAAAAGCTTAATGGAAACTGCAAGAGTTAGAAATCATATGACTACAATTTCCCTGTGTTTTATCTTACACTTCATGCATCATACTCTACTTACAAACCAAATTTCTGCCAGAGTAACAGATtattgaaaacaaacaagcaaaaaaaaaaaaaaaatctgaggctTCATCGTGGCGGAACAATTGTGAGAAAAAAGCTTTGAACACATAGTTCTAGTTCTTACATATGTAAACTGAGCTATGTCTGGTAAGCACAATGAATCatctaagtggaaaaaaaaaatcagaccacAAAAGGGGGACGGGTGActaaaatttattcattaattactACGTGTTCAATTGTTTATTTCTCAGTTCAGATGACTTCTTCCTCTAGGTGATGACCCTTCCTGTACTGTGCCTAGTAACCTTTGATCTCTGACTGCCTAGAAAGCTTCAAAAGAATATTTGACACAACCAGCATCTCCCAGTTCTGGACCACtctatctccctccctccctccagtaaAACTATCTCACAGCTAGATGTCACACAGCAACAGTTCAGTAAATTAATACATATACCAAATTTTTAGGATGAACAATACCTTTACCTGCTAATCTTCTCTTGTAAGTTTTTGCAAAGCCAAAAGTCACGAGGTGAAATTTGAATCTTCAGTATCAGGTTTATGGAAAAGGTACTTTTTGAGAAATACTCTCCTATGCCCCTCTAATCATACAGTCTAAGAGGCCTTGCCATCTTTTTTCCAGTACGATGGACTCTAAAGACCACAAAGGCCTCGTTTCCTGTCCTTCGCTGGAATGTGGAAATCGGGTCTATATCGTGTCTATATAATCGTGTTCGAAGACGCCTGCAAAATTAGGTCAGATAAACAGGGTGGCAACTGCCACAACAACTTTAGAAGAGGCAGTATCCAACCCTTGCAACTTTCGCTACGGTCTCCAGATGCGATCACCCAGGCAAGACTTTAGaatcaaacaaaagaaagctttctggcattttaacaaaataagattttttttcgcTAGGATTCACGTTCACCCCCCAAAAATGTGGGCCTTAAAAACCTTCTATGATTTCTTGGTCCTCCCAAGGCGCCTACCCTCCCAAAGTATGAGAAAACAGAGGGCTGGGACGGGGATTCTCTCATTTCCCTGGTGCTACAGCAACGGCTCAACCAGGACTGGCCTCGCGAAATGGCTTGTAAGGGCCAAAACGAACTTttagaagagagaagggaagacGCAGGGTAAGGACCAAGGACTCGGGGTGTGGGCACAGGAGGCATTGGGGGTTCTAGATGGGCACGGGACGGAGGAGCCCGCGGAGTAATACAGAAAACAGGAGTTAGAGACACCGAGAGGCCAAAGGGAGGACTCCgatgggagggggcggggagaacCGCCACGTCAATCCCGGCTCCGCCCGCTACGTTTTCCCTACTGTACTGGACTCCCATCCTTTGCTCTGGGAATTGGTTCTCACCGTTCGTCATGGCGGCTGGGCCCGTTCCTGGATAGGAAGTCCGGGGGAGGGGGGTCAGTGGCGGTAGCGGCGAAGACCGGGGGAACCCAGCTCCCACTTGACACTTCCCGATCCGGGCCGCGGCGACGGAGAGGAGCCGTAGTACGCAGGCGCAAGGGAAGGGAGGCGAGCGCCAAACACAATCAGGCGTGGCTAGGAGATTGCCGAGCTCGGGGAACCTGCGTGGGTGGAGCTCGCAAGAAAAGGTGTGGTTGAGAAGAAAGCTGTCCAGAAGGCGTCCTTCGTGGCCATGGTAACCAATAACTTCTGGTTGCCCCTGCAGATTTAGTGCTGGGACTAATCTGACCTGCTCCCGTCGTTGTGTTTAAAAaggtaaagtgaaagaaagtgaagtcgctcagtcttgtccgactctttgcgaccctacggactgtagcctaccaggctcctccgtccgtgggattttccaggcgagagtactggagtgggttgccatttccttctccaggcgatcctCCGGATCCTCCTGGACTCTCCTCTgcaggggatcgaacccgggtctcctgctttgtaggcagacgctttaccgtctgagccggaAAAGGTAAAGCCTTGCAGTTTTGCACTTTGCTTTGCGCCGTGGCAGCTGCCCTGGTTGTGTGTGTGCGGCAGCCCACCTGCAATGGAGAAGTCTCTCAAGCTTCCACGTAAGAGAACGCAGACAACTGGGGTCTTGAGGCGACGCCTGCAGCCTCTGGGACTGCGCTTGCTGCGCGGATCGTTCTTACTCCGTATGGAAATCTGGATAATGAGGCTGATCTGAACTTTCAAACGAAATTAGGAACTTTATAACAAATAAGTTGCGTATGTCATGTGCTAAAGCTCCACGTTGTCGAGAAACGTTTTGGTAATTGCCGATTTGTATGAATTTTTCGTTAAACTATCAGGATGGTCTCGGTTATCTCCTGTATTTAGATAAAGTGGGGTCACCTCGGCCACTTTAGCCAGGAAACGGCGATATTGGGGCAGCCTTTCTCACACTTTCACAACTTGACGAAAAATACCTTCAGTTTAACGGTGGCGCAGAACGGAGGAGACAAAGCTACAGATCCCGTTTTGTACATTGAAATCCTTAAGTCCACACAACTCGATCTGCTTTATTAGAGTCAGGGCGAAAGTGCGACTGAGTCATTCGAGGTTGAAATTGTAAAGTTACAGCTAGTCCGCGGTTGTCAAAGTCCTAAAGGGACCCTCTGCCCCTCTTGCTGCAGTGCCATCTGCTGGCTGCGACCTGCTTGGTTACGCCGAAGAAAAGCTACCAAAGCCTCCTAGGAGCTGGAGTAGAGGGGCAAGTCAAAAAAGGCCTGATGGAGGACAGACTCCTTGTGAAAATGTGCttaaatgcagaaacaaaggaacaaaaaacgaagaagacatacagaacaaAATAAGACAAAGCCCATACACACAGACAAATTTTGTGCCCATACACACAGACAAATCCCCCTGCCCCAAAGAACTGCCAAGGACTactcaaagcaaaacaaaaccgaAAAGTCCCTAATTGTCTTGGCTTTTGAACTTTTCATCAACAGTTATCTAAAACAGTATGAGCACTATCATCACTGGCCACGAACTGTTAGTTCCCTACACCAGAGCTAGATAAAACCCCAAACTATTCTATATTCTcaacaaattcatgtccaccaaCTTAGACTGAACCATGTAGTTCATCTTCATCTTGAAAAATTCTCCTTTGTTACATACAATGAAATTGTGCTATTCTCCTTAACCTGCACTTCGTTGTTCTCTTTACccagattctttttttccatgtaaATATAGATGTTCCTAAGATACCCACACCCTGTTTTTCTCACTATTAATTCTTGGTGACCTATTCTGTTCCATGGCTTCAACTGTCACCTCTTATGGCTTCAACTGTCACCTCTATGTAgcgttttgttttgtgtttcatttttgtttttttgtcactTGGCACAACTGGGCTCTCTGCAATGAAACCGTGGAGTCCTAAACCACTGCACTGCCCTGTATAGAGGTCTTAAGTTGATGTCCTAGCCAAGTTCCAGTCCTACATTTCTAGCAGATTTTCTTCTGACATCTGAAATGTTGAAAGTCAAACTTGCCTCCTTCTGACTTTCCTGTTTCTATAATTAATATTCCTTTCCCCCAATCACTGACTTTAGAATTTGTAAATTATCTTTTAATCAGTtaactcctcttttttttttttcacaagatgTTATTCCCACTGCCCACTTTTCACTTCTACATCCATCACTGTAGTGGATGTTATCATTTCAGTCTTTAAGCATCAATTAAACCCTCATAACAGTGAAAACTTACATTTGTATAACATTTTTGACCTTTTTGAAGCAAACACACATTGTCATAATATTTAGTCCTCACAACTGTGTTATCACCCCTATTTTAGAGGTAATCTAaggcttagggtaaggactgctCAGTATCAGATTTGAGCAGTAATTCTGGTTTTCTGAACTTAGAACTAGAAAATTTTGCTTCAAACCATGACTGTGGTTTCCTTGAACACCAGCCTCTGCCTCCTGAATATGTATCTAACTCCTTACTCTGCTATTCAAGGCCTTCCTGTATGTGTACTTCAGGCTTCAGCTGTGAAAAGACTTGTTCTGTGTTCTTCAGATATGCTCTTTGCTGTCATATTTTTGCTCATGATATCTGCTCTTTTGGAGGTAACTTCATCTCATTTTTCACTAGATGGAACACCACTCCAACTCTGAAAgataagtcttttttttcccagtcaCTCTCAGAGTTTAAGAACAAAGTTTTAGGATAAAGAAATCATAGTTGAAGAACTAGGAAGGATAAttagttgtttatttattatttcaaaggACAGTGATATTCCACAGCatcttactgtttctttttttcccacgtgtctctgtttttctttgctaCCCTTTCTTCCCGCTGttacatttatttcctttcttccttcttcctccaccatattttttctttcccatattCAAAAAAGTGTTCTACcttttttattgaataaaataagcctcaccagatttttatttcaaaattagttATACCAAGaatttcatagtttttaaaattatattctgctttctctctgtaAAATTGGGTGATAATGATTGCTCCTTTCTAGGGTTATTGAAGGATTAAACAAACTACTGTTCACAACAATACGTGGCATGAAATATGTTCTCCATAAGTGTTAGCTATTACTGTTgttctttggtttaaaaaataattatgattgTCTACTCTGCGTTGGGCACTTTGCTAAATTTTGCAAgaatagaagcaaaaaaaaaaaaagagtccctgccctcaggaaacAAAATATATTGGGGAAGATAgatgaataaacacattttagTAGAGCACAGACATTGTATGTGAAAAGACATTGTCTCTGATCTTCACAACTGCTTTGCAGAATAGTTATTCAGTGAGAAATCTGAGGCTCAAAAAAGGCACATGAGTGAGGTCACAGAACTagtctgtctgacttcaaagtTCCCTTCCCCTTGTTATCACACTGCCTCACATTAGGATGCTGTCCACTGACACTGATCTTTAACGATCAGGTTCCAAGCATTAGTGTTTCTGTTGTCCTGAAAAGCCCCAAAGTCTCACGCTGAAGTCTAGGTCACTGGTTCTTGCAGCCCAAATGCCAGGAATAAATACAGCCCCACTGCCTGGGGACTCAATTCAGACAGTCCTTCGTCAGTTCATTTCAGCCTGCACTGGAGGACAGGCAGTTGTTGCCAAAGACCTGTCAGTCAAGAACAGGGGCCCGTTTGTTAAGACTGTTGCAGCGCCTGTGGCGAACACTAATCAGTCATGGGGACCATGGCTGTGGCATTCTGGTTTAACCAAAGAGTAAGTCCAGTCCCAAAGGCACAGCTTGTAACAATAGCTTCATTTGAATCACAACAAATTTGAAAAGGGATGTCAAACAGGCATTAATTTATgcttcaaatatttattctggAACTTCTAAGTCTAAGGAATGTGTGAGCTTTTGGGAGCTCAAAGGTGAATAAGAAACAGACTCTGTTTTTAATAAGTTTTAAGATTTAGTGTATGAGACAAGCTGTGTGTATAAGTAATCAGAAAATACAGTAGAAAGAAGtgttgaaggaaaatgaaaagtgccGTGGGAGTGTAAGAGAGGAAGTGCTTTCAGCTGGAGAGCTCGAAAGGCTTGAGGGAGGAACAGACAGTTTAGCTGGGCTTGAAAGGCATGTAGCATTTCAATAGAAAAGAAGGGTAGCCTAGTGGGAAAGTAGTGTAAGCAGAGCTTTGAAGATGGGCCAAGTTTGGGGCACAGCAcccttttcccttcctctttcactGCCTAACTCCAAACATCtctcaggtctcagctcaaacaTTTGCACAAGGGAGGCTTTGCTGACCTTCTTGGGTCCGTTTTCCCCATCATAAGCTTCTAAAGCACACAGTACCTATTTCGTTCATGTCTCCCTCTTACACTGTAAGGTTCATGGTATTTATATTATCGTTTTTGCCACAGTCCCATTAAAGTGCTATTCAtcacttggtaaatatttgttgtgtGAATAACTGACAGTGGCCTTGTGGAACTGGATTATAGAGTTCGTGAAGGTAATGCTGAAAAATAACTTATTGCAGCAGGTATTTATTgagaaaaatccacatataagtagacccacacagttcaaacctaTATTGTTCAAAGGTCAGCCGCATattcttcatcttcatttttcttcttttatcttttgttgCCTTGTAgaccatttctcttctctttgtcccTTGAAGTCTGTTTCTGAGGACCTACCCAATGCCTCCCtcctctcacttttttttctgtGCAGTGTCTAACACATCACTGCTGTGTTGATGTCCCCCATGCCATTTTCCTAGTCCTCATTTCTCTGTGGACTTCCAGACCTGCACCTCCATTTGCCTACAGGACAACTCTGGACTCTTAAAGTTCAGAATGAACtcatttccttccctccccagttgcttttccattttactttccAATTCATATTAATAGCGTTCCATCTGGATATAAACCTCTCTCTCCCTAGCTCTCAGATTCAGGTGCAAAGTCCTGTGAATTCTATTCCTACAATTCCCTTAATCTTAATTCCTACAATTCCTCAAATCTTAATTCAGATTCTGTAGCTCTCATCCTAGGTGGTCTCTCTGCTAACAt
This portion of the Cervus canadensis isolate Bull #8, Minnesota chromosome 2, ASM1932006v1, whole genome shotgun sequence genome encodes:
- the TMEM167B gene encoding protein kish-B — its product is MTNVYSLDGILVFGLLFVCTCAYFKKVPRLKTWLLSEKKGVWGVFYKAAVIGTRLHAAVAIACVVMAFYVLFIK